In Phaeodactylum tricornutum CCAP 1055/1 chromosome 10, whole genome shotgun sequence, a single genomic region encodes these proteins:
- a CDS encoding predicted protein, whose product MWVPDGATSHWTHPSALFWEYRRLFRCRDQFCQSVGAYHTVSSSGTFHPGGTNNPTSELLTLTKNGAKNNEIGGQFRPGDGCHRYYRMSSSELLRPSAVSSVVSGERACLTDRHGGTAPAKSSVTVIDPVTDCEVVLLGCFHGAPSSSADVEACLVDTDAHHQPNPTDVIVLELCATRFTDLRRNVLAVDEKNNAVPTDSASWWTWFVGMVRQTGKTRGWSTGLAAAILGVVSGMQTALSGLEPGLEFATAFRIAAKREVDIVLADQPVEETLTRIGNLPRGSLELWKDWWHNGWENSFGPEASSLVTALAGDTSNAVPQVTLWGFLTRSEAALRDLARLIIPPFVVLQSMVLVIDQAAESLFPGNLELTTVPETDSLATVLVVISANVISLALGYVAVALPAAKVILRERDDTLTVGIREACRVAQASAAAENRRGRVVAVLGLLHVNGVAQRLSKKYATVEHQSIDNLSGQVPTTPLVENEISATGRQRTRDR is encoded by the exons ATGTGGGTTCCCGACGGTGCGA CGTCTCACTGGACTCACCCGAGTGCCCTATTTTGGGAATACCGACGCTTGTTCCGTTGTCGGGACCAATTTTGTCAGTCCGTCGGCGCATACCACACCGTGTCGAGCTCTGGCACGTTCCATCCCGGGGGAACCAACAACCCGACCAGTGAACTTTTAACTCTAACCAAGAATGGTGCGAAGAACAACGAGATCGGCGGCCAGTTTCGTCCTGGTGATGGTTGCCATAGGTACTACCGTATGTCCTCCAGCGAGCTCCTTCGTCCTTCGGCCGTGTCGAGTGTTGTTTCCGGCGAACGCGCCT GCTTGACGGACCGCCACGGCGGCACCGCACCAGCCAAAAGCTCCGTTACCGTAATTGACCCGGTTACCGACTGTGAAGTTGTCCTCCTGGGTTGCTTTCACGGGGCTCCGTCGTCCAGTGCGGATGTGGAGGCGTGCTTGGTGGACACCGATGCGCACCACCAACCCAATCCGACGGACGTGATAGTCCTCGAGCTCTGCGCCACGCGCTTTACGGATCTACGACGAAATGTCCTGGCTGTGGACGAAAAGAACAATGCCGTTCCCACCGATTCGGCGTCTTGGTGGACTTGGTTCGTGGGTATGGTCCGTCAAACGGGAAAGACCAGGGGTTGGTCGACCGGACTGGCAGCCGCCATTCTAGGTGTCGTGAGCGGTATGCAAACCGCCCTCTCGGGTTTAGAACCCGGTTTAGAATTCGCTACAGCGTTCCGGATTGCGGCCAAGCGCGAGGTCGATATCGTATTGGCGGATCAACCCGTCGAAGAAACCTTGACTCGCATTGGAAATTTGCCTCGAGGGAGTCTGGAATTGTGGAAAGACTGGTGGCACAACGGATGGGAGAATTCCTTCGGTCCGGAAGCCAGCTCGTTGGTCACTGCCTTGGCGGGCGACACTTCCAACGCGGTGCCGCAAGTCACCCTCTGGGGATTTTTGACACGCAGCGAAGCAGCCTTACGAGATCTAGCGCGATTGATTATTCCTCCGTTCGTCGTGCTGCAGTCAATGGTACTCGTCATTGATCAAGCCGCTGAGTCACTGTTCCCGGGAAACTTGGAATTGACGACCGTACCGGAAACGGACAGTCTAGCGACAGTGCTAGTCGTGATCTCGGCCAACGTGATCAGTCTTGCCCTAGGGTACGTGGCGGTCGCTTTGCCTGCCGCCAAGGTCATCTTGCGGGAACGAGACGACACGTTGACGGTCGGTATTCGGGAAGCCTGTCGTGTGGCCCAGGCATCCGCTGCCGCAGAGAACCGACGTGGTCGTGTAGTGGCGGTGTTGGGACTCCTCCACGTGAACGGTGTCGCTCAGcgcctttccaaaaagtacgCCACGGTGGAACACCAGAGTATTGATAACCTGTCCGGTCAAGTCCCGACGACGCCCCTGGTGGAAAACGAGATTTCTGCTACTGGAAGGCAGCGAACGCGAGATAGGTAG
- a CDS encoding predicted protein: protein MSSPIPKNDDCLNPCENLRSGISPIATTNCENAITSNAADQFSTASTSTHQLTVPTRGGDNDETSSYDCTDPYRKVLALASRWTAELESVRSDLYMLQIQNAIALDTLTMAGAATEF from the coding sequence atGTCTTCTCCGATTCCCAAGAACGACGACTGCCTGAACCCGTGCGAGAACTTACGTTCCGGTATTTCGCCCATCGCTACAACGAATTGTGAGAATGCGATCACCAGCAATGCCGCCGACCAATTCTCTACCGCGAGTACGAGCACGCACCAACTTACGGTACCTACTCGTGgtggtgacaatgacgagACCAGTAGCTACGATTGTACCGATCCGTACAGAAAAGTCCTTGCGCTGGCATCTCGGTGGACGGCCGAGCTCGAAAGCGTCCGTAGCGACTTGTATATGCTGCAAATCCAGAATGCCATTGCCCTCGATACTCTCACCATGGCCGGCGCGGCAACGGAATTTTGA
- a CDS encoding predicted protein translates to MASQKQPQRKDSDVSEKSDSGGGDPYASADYQEALEDVHTRFILNLPPSELETADRLFFQLEQAWWFYEDWICDPHPEKVLPRFSSFKPFAQKMFAYSEMLPESHKFGSMWAEFSQYKRGISNYGCILLSVDYTKVILCQVWNGKTFTFPAGKINQGEDGLTAAARETYEETGFDPNCVFGQTASWKATDPAKITWKSLQEQDALIFQEDNGKRRTCYVCHGVPEDFPFLPVARKEVAKVAWYRVDKIPKSSYAVFPFLSQLRRWIAQRTKSSRDKSTGRSNARKKGTPKRSGNNSRGRDSRGKVRDGDGLVTSGLAAPGEVSRWSEDDMFAVNERLLGRKITYDGNPHLFEQGFQGQDPHAFHVVGGSFLNTNDSTLAPPPATSKLQPLFRGSNNDTGKDELLPFFSDDGATPWGETVEDAKGAPPPRALKDDADALLALLQQTKDPPKSLLTTGNDVDVAFLTDAEVTARSNETKTTDRRVTMRAQYEADMEFIREWVANLPKPGPSKHFGTFKLDADAIMANALASVSK, encoded by the exons ATGGCATCACAGAAGCAACCACAGCGGAAGGACTCGGACGTTTCGGAAAAATCGGACTCCGGCGGGGGCGATCCCTACGCTTCCGCAGACTATCAAGAAGCGCTCGAAGATGTGCACACCCGCTTTATTCTGAATTTGCCGCCCTCGGAACTCGAAACAGCCGACCGACTTTTCTTCCAACTGGAACAAGCATGGTGGTTCTACGAAGATTGGATCTGTGATCCTCATCCAGAGAAAGTTTTGCCTCGGTTTTCCAGTTTCAAACCCTTTGCCCAGAAAATGTTCGCCTATTCGGAAATGCTACCGGAGTCCCACAAATTCGGATCCATGTGGGCGGAGTTTTCGCAGTACAAGCGCGGAATATCTAACTACGGATGCATTCTCTTGTCAGTGGATTACACTAAAGTTATTTTGTGTCAAG TATGGAATGGAAAGACGTTCACCTTTCCAGCTGGAAAGATCAACCAGGGCGAAGATGGATTGACCGCCGCAGCCCGTGAAACCTACGAAGAGACAGGGTTCGATCCCAACTGTGTGTTTGGACAAACCGCTTCCTGGAAAGCGACGGATCCTGCGAAGATTACCTGGAAATCTTTGCAGGAACAGGACGCTCTGATTTTTCAAGAAGACAATGGTAAACGCCGAACCTGCTATGTCTGTCACGGTGTTCCGGAAGACTTTCCGTTCCTGCCCGTGGCACGTAAGGAGGTCGCCAAGGTAGCCTGGTACCGCGTGGATAAGATACCGAAATCTTCGTATGCGGTATTTCCCTTTTTGTCCCAACTGAGACGATGGATTGCTCAACGCACAAAGTCTTCGCGCGACAAGTCGACGGGCCGATCGAATGCTCGTAAAAAGGGTACACCCAAGCGTTCCGGCAACAACTCCAGAGGTCGCGATTCTCGCGGTAAAGTGCGGGATGGCGACGGCCTGGTCACCAGTGGACTAGCTGCGCCCGGAGAAGTATCCAGATGGTCGGAAGACGATATGTTCGCCGTTAACGAACGTCTCTTGGGGCGAAAAATCACGTACGACGGGAACCCTCATTTGTTTGAACAAGGATTTCAAGGCCAGGACCCGCACGCCTTTCACGTCGTCGGTGGGTCTTTCCTCAATACCAATGATTCGACTCTGGCCCCGCCGCCGGCAACTTCAAAATTGCAACCTTTGTTTCGTGGCAGTAATAATGATACGGGGAAAGATGAGTTGCTGCCCTTTTTCTCGGATGACGGTGCTACACCGTGGGGAGAAACAGTGGAAGACGCCAAAGGAGCACCGCCACCCAGAGCTCTCAaggacgacgccgacgccTTGCTGGCACTTTTACAGCAAACGAAGGATCCACCCAAAAGCTTGTTGACAACCGGGAACGATGTCGATGTGGCATTCCTAACGGACGCGGAAGTAACCGCTCGCAGTAATGAAACCAAAACAACTGATCGGCGAGTCACTATGCGGGCGCAGTACGAAGCCGATATGGAGTTTATTCGCGAATGGGTTGCGAATCTACCCAAACCAGGACCTTCCAAACATTTTGGAACGTTCAAGCTTGACGCCGACGCAATCATGGCCAACGCGTTGGCCAGTGTATCAAAATAG